From Deinococcus planocerae, the proteins below share one genomic window:
- a CDS encoding DedA family protein yields MVDLPQLLLSVSYLGIFAIVFAESGLLIGFFLPGDSLLITAGILAQQGSLHLAGVMLAVALGAVIGDSTGYFIGRRFGPAVFSRPDSRLFRPEYVERTQAFFERYGALSLILARFVPVVRTVAPTLAGVGKMPYARFLTYNVVGGLLWAISVPLLGFWLGGLIPHLDRYILLVVGVAVVLSLIPVGLELRKLRAGRR; encoded by the coding sequence ATGGTCGACCTTCCCCAGCTCCTGCTCAGCGTCTCCTACCTGGGCATCTTCGCCATCGTCTTCGCCGAGAGCGGGCTGCTGATCGGCTTTTTCCTGCCGGGCGACAGCCTGCTGATCACGGCGGGCATCCTCGCCCAGCAGGGCAGCCTGCACCTGGCGGGCGTGATGCTCGCGGTGGCCCTGGGCGCGGTCATCGGGGACAGCACCGGGTACTTCATCGGGCGCCGCTTCGGCCCGGCGGTGTTCAGCCGCCCGGACAGCCGCCTGTTTCGCCCCGAGTACGTGGAGCGCACCCAGGCGTTCTTCGAGCGCTACGGGGCCCTCTCGCTGATCCTGGCCCGCTTCGTGCCGGTGGTGCGCACGGTGGCGCCGACGCTCGCCGGGGTCGGCAAGATGCCCTACGCCCGGTTCCTGACCTACAACGTCGTGGGCGGGCTGCTGTGGGCGATCAGCGTGCCCCTGCTCGGCTTCTGGCTGGGCGGCCTGATCCCGCACCTCGACCGCTACATCCTGCTGGTGGTGGGCGTGGCCGTCGTCCTGAGCCTGATCCCGGTGGGGCTGGAGCTGCGCAAGCTGCGCGCGGGGCGGCGGTGA
- a CDS encoding FtsX-like permease family protein, protein MTSLWLRGLMARRPLRLWGSALGVGLTVAFLTFLLSFIAAGTANMTRRAIGSVPVDWQVLLGQNTSRAQAEAAIRAATPVRTLAAVGYADVPGFTANTGGTVQTTGAGKVLGLPPGYRAAFPAELRPLIGSPDGVVLSQQTAANLHAAVGDTVNIGRYGAAPVGLRVAGVVDLPQADSLFQAVGAPKGLAPQAPPDNVVLLPRAQWDALFAPQKLARPDTVREQLHVRLGTPLPSNPGRAFALAGTLANNVEARLSGGAVVGNNLAAKLDGAREDALYAQALFLFLGLPGALLAGALTLSVAGASAGQRRTEAALLRVRGAGDRTILRLGAAEAGLVAGVGTVLGLLAYVLLSPLVTPGTAVGVPLLALPVLAGLLLSLLAVLLPTLGAIRSSTVAAQRQVVGRAGTPLWQRLSLDLLLLVLAGVMFWRSAAGGYQLVLAPEGVPQASIQIEAFVAPLALWLGGTLLAMRLLGLLLRRGALTRLLRPLAGTLAGTVAAALGRQRPLLTRGAALVALATAFAVSTSIFNATYNDQARVDAVLTNGADVTVTGTANGPAGPRLATLGALPGVVGTQPLIHRFAYVGADLQDIYGIDAAHFTQVSRLSNTYFKGTTAQGALAKLRARPDALFVSQETVNDYQLSLGDRLNLRLLNARTHGYGIVPFTFVGVVREFPTAPKDSFLVANASYLAKATGNPVAEVALLKVSGSPQAVVDAARRATQDLPGVAVTDLATVRSRIASGLTAVNLAGLSRIELAFAALLLAGATGLVLALGLAERRRTFTVLGALGATQKQLGAFLSGEALVVVGLGGVLGGVIGLGVAQTLIKLLQGVFDPPPEVMVLPWPYLVGLLAAAALSTLAALRLAQAASNRRVTEVLRAG, encoded by the coding sequence ATGACCAGCCTGTGGTTGCGCGGTTTGATGGCACGCCGTCCCCTGCGTCTGTGGGGCAGCGCGCTGGGAGTCGGTCTGACCGTCGCCTTCCTGACCTTCCTGCTGTCGTTCATCGCGGCGGGCACGGCCAACATGACCCGCCGGGCCATCGGGTCGGTCCCGGTGGACTGGCAGGTGCTGCTGGGGCAGAACACCAGCCGCGCCCAGGCCGAGGCCGCCATCCGCGCCGCCACTCCGGTCCGGACCCTCGCGGCGGTCGGGTACGCGGACGTGCCCGGCTTCACGGCCAACACGGGCGGCACCGTCCAGACCACCGGGGCGGGCAAGGTGCTGGGGCTGCCGCCGGGCTACCGCGCCGCCTTCCCCGCCGAGCTGCGTCCCCTGATCGGGTCGCCGGACGGCGTGGTGCTGTCGCAGCAGACGGCGGCGAACCTGCACGCCGCCGTGGGGGACACGGTGAACATCGGACGCTACGGGGCCGCCCCGGTGGGGCTGCGGGTCGCCGGGGTCGTCGACCTTCCGCAGGCCGACTCGCTGTTCCAGGCGGTCGGGGCGCCGAAGGGCCTCGCCCCCCAGGCGCCGCCGGACAACGTGGTGCTGCTTCCCCGCGCCCAGTGGGACGCCCTGTTCGCCCCGCAGAAGCTGGCGCGGCCCGACACGGTACGCGAGCAGCTCCACGTGCGGCTGGGCACCCCGCTCCCCAGCAACCCGGGCCGGGCCTTCGCGCTGGCCGGGACGCTCGCCAACAACGTCGAGGCGCGGCTCTCGGGCGGGGCCGTGGTCGGCAACAACCTGGCGGCCAAGCTCGACGGGGCGCGGGAGGACGCCCTCTACGCCCAGGCGCTGTTCCTGTTCCTGGGGCTGCCGGGGGCCCTGCTCGCCGGGGCGCTGACCCTGAGCGTCGCGGGGGCGAGCGCCGGGCAGCGCCGGACCGAGGCGGCCCTGCTGCGCGTCCGGGGAGCGGGTGACCGCACCATCCTGCGGCTGGGAGCGGCGGAGGCGGGGCTGGTGGCGGGCGTCGGCACCGTGCTGGGCCTCCTGGCCTACGTGCTGCTCTCGCCCCTGGTCACGCCGGGCACGGCCGTGGGCGTCCCCCTGCTTGCGCTGCCGGTCCTGGCGGGGCTGCTCCTCTCGCTGCTGGCCGTCCTGCTGCCCACCCTGGGCGCGATCCGGTCGTCCACGGTCGCCGCCCAGCGGCAGGTCGTGGGCCGGGCCGGGACGCCGCTGTGGCAGCGCCTCTCCCTCGACCTGCTGCTGCTCGTCCTGGCCGGGGTGATGTTCTGGCGCAGCGCCGCCGGGGGCTACCAGCTCGTGCTCGCGCCGGAAGGCGTCCCCCAGGCGAGCATCCAGATCGAGGCCTTCGTCGCGCCGCTGGCCCTGTGGCTGGGCGGCACCCTGCTGGCGATGCGGCTGCTGGGCCTGCTGCTGCGGCGGGGCGCGCTGACCCGGCTGCTGCGGCCCCTGGCCGGGACCCTGGCGGGGACCGTCGCGGCCGCGCTGGGGCGGCAACGGCCCCTCCTGACGCGCGGGGCGGCGCTCGTCGCCCTCGCCACCGCCTTCGCGGTCTCCACCTCGATCTTCAACGCGACCTACAACGACCAGGCGCGGGTGGACGCCGTGCTCACCAACGGGGCGGACGTGACCGTCACGGGCACCGCGAACGGCCCCGCCGGGCCACGGCTGGCCACCCTGGGGGCCCTGCCGGGCGTGGTGGGCACCCAGCCGCTGATCCACCGCTTCGCCTACGTGGGCGCGGACCTCCAGGACATCTACGGCATCGACGCCGCGCACTTCACCCAGGTCAGCCGCCTGTCGAACACCTATTTCAAGGGGACGACGGCGCAGGGGGCGCTGGCGAAGCTCCGGGCCCGCCCGGACGCCCTGTTCGTCTCGCAGGAGACGGTCAACGACTACCAGCTCTCGCTCGGCGACCGGCTGAACCTGCGGCTGCTGAACGCCCGCACCCACGGGTACGGGATCGTCCCCTTCACCTTCGTCGGCGTGGTGCGCGAGTTCCCCACCGCCCCCAAGGACTCCTTCCTGGTCGCCAACGCGAGCTACCTCGCCAAGGCGACCGGCAACCCGGTGGCCGAGGTGGCGCTCCTCAAGGTGAGCGGGTCCCCGCAGGCGGTCGTGGACGCCGCGCGGCGGGCGACCCAGGACCTGCCCGGCGTGGCGGTCACCGACCTCGCCACGGTGCGCAGCCGGATCGCGTCGGGCCTCACGGCGGTCAACCTCGCGGGCCTGTCGCGCATCGAGCTGGCCTTCGCGGCCCTGCTGCTCGCGGGGGCGACCGGGCTGGTGCTGGCCCTGGGGCTGGCCGAGCGCCGCCGCACCTTCACCGTGCTGGGAGCCCTGGGCGCGACGCAGAAGCAACTCGGCGCCTTCCTGTCGGGTGAGGCGCTGGTCGTCGTGGGCCTCGGCGGGGTGCTCGGGGGCGTGATCGGCCTGGGGGTCGCGCAGACCCTCATCAAGCTGCTCCAGGGCGTCTTCGACCCGCCGCCCGAGGTGATGGTGCTGCCCTGGCCCTACCTGGTGGGCCTGCTGGCCGCCGCCGCCCTCAGCACCCTGGCCGCCCTGCGGCTGGCGCAGGCCGCCTCCAACCGGCGGGTGACCGAGGTGCTGCGGGCGGGCTGA
- a CDS encoding ABC transporter ATP-binding protein, whose translation MPEPRMVDVSPGRLTPGPVSSGAASPRQVDAATTPLAEARGVGRTFTVGGQEVTALRETTLQVRPGDRIALLGPSGSGKSTLLHLLGGLDTPTTGTVSWPALGEANTLRPGKVAFVFQAQSLMPPLTALENVALPLLLTGATPKAATGEARRALDTLELLPLAEQLPEELSGGQAQRVAVARALVTRPRLILADEPTGQLDSVTAGHLMDVLLSALEPSSALVMATHDEAVARRLDTLWRMEGGGLLSRATKEGPS comes from the coding sequence ATGCCTGAACCCAGGATGGTGGACGTCTCACCGGGACGGCTGACCCCCGGGCCCGTTTCCTCAGGCGCGGCATCGCCCCGGCAGGTGGACGCGGCGACCACCCCGCTGGCCGAGGCGCGCGGGGTGGGCCGGACCTTCACCGTAGGCGGGCAGGAGGTCACCGCCCTGCGGGAGACGACGCTCCAGGTGCGCCCCGGCGACCGGATCGCGCTGCTGGGCCCCTCCGGCAGCGGCAAGAGCACCCTGCTGCACCTGCTCGGCGGGCTCGACACGCCGACCACGGGGACGGTGAGCTGGCCCGCGCTGGGTGAGGCGAACACGCTCCGGCCCGGCAAGGTCGCCTTCGTCTTCCAGGCCCAGAGCCTGATGCCGCCCCTGACCGCGCTGGAGAACGTGGCGCTCCCGCTGCTGCTGACGGGGGCCACGCCGAAAGCGGCCACCGGGGAAGCCCGGCGGGCCCTGGATACCCTGGAACTGCTGCCGCTCGCCGAACAGCTTCCCGAGGAACTCTCCGGCGGGCAGGCGCAGCGGGTGGCGGTCGCGCGGGCGCTCGTCACCCGGCCCCGGCTGATCCTGGCCGACGAGCCGACCGGGCAGCTCGATTCCGTCACCGCCGGGCACCTGATGGACGTGCTGCTCTCGGCCCTCGAACCCAGCTCGGCTCTGGTGATGGCGACCCACGACGAGGCCGTCGCCCGGCGCCTCGACACCCTCTGGCGCATGGAGGGCGGCGGGCTCCTGAGCCGGGCCACCAAGGAGGGACCCTCATGA
- a CDS encoding phosphatidate phosphatase App1 family protein: MALNVPRNLARLLPGSLPGVPVTCQPERGPAVRVVTDLPGYATRPLPTGTMGATTVRVQGAAPVQLPPPAFPGAAHLTVTDLDDTVIVTGVVQGWTLRSGLTANGTTRPLFPDVPALLRGQAARGPVISLSNSPDGLTVSLRTLLHVRGLPEGPLFFREGAAEHKSRVLDTLARTTTARFTLIGDSGERDPETYARFVREHPGRAERLLIRDVGTPARRQEVGRRLTPLGVPFGFLPAAP, translated from the coding sequence GTGGCGCTGAACGTGCCGCGCAACCTCGCCCGCCTGCTGCCGGGCTCGCTCCCGGGCGTCCCGGTGACCTGTCAGCCCGAACGGGGTCCGGCGGTGCGGGTGGTCACGGACCTGCCGGGGTACGCCACCCGCCCGTTGCCCACCGGGACGATGGGGGCGACCACCGTCCGTGTCCAGGGAGCCGCTCCCGTGCAGCTTCCCCCGCCCGCCTTCCCGGGCGCGGCGCACCTCACGGTGACCGACCTCGACGACACGGTGATCGTCACGGGAGTGGTGCAGGGCTGGACGCTGCGCAGCGGCCTGACGGCCAACGGCACGACCCGGCCCCTCTTCCCGGACGTTCCCGCCCTCCTGCGCGGGCAGGCGGCGCGCGGGCCGGTCATCTCCCTCAGCAACAGTCCCGACGGGCTGACGGTCTCCCTGCGGACCCTGCTGCATGTCCGCGGGCTTCCCGAGGGGCCGCTGTTCTTCCGCGAGGGCGCCGCAGAGCACAAGAGCCGCGTCCTCGACACTCTGGCGCGGACCACCACCGCCCGGTTCACATTGATCGGGGACAGCGGGGAGCGCGACCCGGAGACCTACGCCCGGTTCGTCCGGGAGCATCCGGGCCGGGCCGAACGCCTCCTGATCCGGGACGTCGGCACCCCGGCGCGTCGTCAGGAGGTCGGGCGGCGGCTCACGCCGCTGGGCGTTCCCTTCGGATTTCTGCCCGCCGCCCCCTGA
- a CDS encoding S8 family serine peptidase, with protein sequence MTRTSRLPGTVLLALALAACGQQPASEAATPVPDPAPVTTATPIAVPTARAPYALMVSADKSDSVQGLEREFGGRVVAFSAQAGYALLAVDSAQLPVVTQGAGGKARSRRVVEPNQAAFDGGGVTAMQGRRTLWAGGEFRAWTGGRRTLWAGGSYAPVPENSVTWGQVRLQQAQRLAPHLGAGVKVAVIDTGLDLTHPAFEGALAPQGEWWDFYGNDALPQDEGALGIGGYGHGTSVAGIVLQVAPNATILPLRVLGPDGSGDILGVAKAIDWAVKHGARVINLSLGSDERSQIVQDAIERATRSGVFVVASAGNENTDPITYPARDAAGKGNERELSVGSVDARDVKSSFSNYGSALEVVAPGEDVFGPAPRDANGVPQLAAWSGTSMAAPMAAGGLALALGESDKKVRGDLAQKMSARAHNVYGLPGNRAYRTKLGVQGRLDLEAFLRDVLGLGDENDDHNE encoded by the coding sequence ATGACCCGCACATCACGCCTCCCGGGGACCGTCCTCCTGGCCCTGGCGCTCGCCGCCTGCGGGCAGCAACCTGCCAGCGAGGCCGCGACGCCCGTTCCCGATCCGGCCCCCGTGACGACGGCCACGCCCATCGCCGTACCGACGGCGCGGGCGCCCTACGCCCTGATGGTCAGCGCGGACAAGTCGGACAGCGTCCAGGGCCTTGAGCGCGAGTTCGGGGGCAGGGTGGTCGCGTTCAGCGCGCAGGCAGGCTACGCCCTGCTCGCCGTCGATTCCGCGCAACTCCCCGTTGTCACTCAGGGTGCCGGGGGGAAGGCGCGGTCGCGGCGCGTCGTCGAACCCAACCAGGCCGCCTTCGATGGTGGGGGCGTGACCGCCATGCAGGGGCGGCGCACCCTGTGGGCGGGGGGCGAGTTCCGGGCCTGGACGGGTGGGCGGCGCACCCTGTGGGCCGGGGGCAGCTACGCGCCGGTGCCCGAGAACAGCGTGACCTGGGGACAGGTCCGGCTCCAGCAGGCGCAGCGGCTCGCCCCGCATCTCGGCGCGGGCGTCAAGGTCGCGGTCATCGACACGGGCCTCGACCTCACCCATCCCGCCTTCGAGGGGGCGCTCGCGCCGCAGGGCGAGTGGTGGGACTTCTACGGCAACGACGCGCTGCCGCAGGACGAGGGGGCCCTCGGCATCGGCGGGTACGGGCACGGCACGAGCGTGGCGGGCATCGTGCTGCAGGTGGCGCCGAACGCGACCATCCTGCCGTTGCGCGTCCTCGGCCCGGACGGCTCCGGCGACATCCTCGGCGTGGCCAAGGCCATCGACTGGGCCGTCAAGCACGGCGCGCGCGTGATCAACCTCAGCCTGGGCAGCGACGAGCGCTCTCAGATCGTGCAGGACGCCATCGAGCGAGCGACCAGGAGCGGCGTGTTCGTGGTCGCGTCCGCCGGGAACGAGAACACGGATCCCATCACCTATCCCGCGCGCGACGCGGCCGGCAAGGGCAACGAGCGCGAGCTCAGCGTCGGCAGCGTCGACGCGCGCGACGTCAAGTCCAGCTTCTCGAACTACGGCAGCGCCCTGGAGGTGGTCGCGCCCGGCGAGGACGTGTTCGGCCCCGCGCCGCGCGACGCGAACGGCGTGCCGCAGCTCGCGGCGTGGAGCGGCACGTCGATGGCGGCCCCCATGGCGGCGGGCGGGCTCGCGCTGGCCCTCGGGGAGTCGGACAAGAAGGTGCGTGGGGATCTCGCGCAAAAGATGAGTGCGCGCGCCCACAACGTGTACGGCCTGCCCGGCAACCGCGCGTACAGGACCAAACTCGGCGTGCAGGGTCGGCTCGACCTCGAGGCTTTTTTGCGCGACGTGTTGGGGCTGGGCGACGAGAATGACGACCATAACGAGTGA
- a CDS encoding tetratricopeptide repeat protein — protein sequence MDGGVRGDRRATRLELSGAAGGDAQTGVDALVGAAEQLVGADAPRAAEVAREARSAARGAVYPAGEVRALLVLGAALAERGMRDEARDAFGRARNVARRAGDLPGVMEALGADGKLMLDYGDIAAAEAQFLEALGLARAHGHLAVQARMLNRLSGARHTRGAYAEALAALEEALAAHRALGDHAGESSCLCNIGNLYVSLGRYPEALGALTEAHALLRGRGDDARTLNRTVLNLGTLYLDMGDVDRAVEHFGQALALARSGGDTLVEVVALLNIGAARQEAGQDDEARAQLLGARERARAIGYAPGEVSALDGLGRLHERAGELGEAVASHARALELARRGEDVEGQLDALHHLGRLAARRDELPLALARLGEALRLAREVKRKKSECEVLLALADVLERQGDAAQALALYREHHRVERELFTEEGDRKTRELTARFDIERARQEAEAQRERTEIERRAREGAERTVLERTAALERAQLEVAARLATAAEYRDDATGEHTWRVGHGTARLAAHLGLPAAQVELARVAARLHDVGKIGIPDAILLKAGPLTPGEYDEMRAHAALGARLLASGESALLQMAEDIAWSHHERWDGRGYPRGLAGEAIPLMGRIVAVADVFDALTHARPYKAAWTREQALAELHRGRDTQFDPRVVDAALCVFGAATYEEDMRRELRAQREAGAQFHLPALQGPGQDVAALRAHYEHLLAEQTRDLERARREAESTARRLELAARTDVLTNLPNRRAFEEDLERALREAAHGDSVLVLSMDLDGLKAVNDHQGHERGDDLLRAFARTLQAALGDRGEVYRIGGDEYAAILSGAADTGVAILEDIEAVAARVREQGFPTSGVSAGIAAFPREAVTAGELLRLSDQRMYRAKGGRRGQPNLRAPASAPELT from the coding sequence ATGGACGGCGGTGTGCGCGGGGACCGGCGGGCGACGCGGCTTGAATTGAGCGGCGCAGCGGGAGGGGACGCCCAGACGGGCGTGGACGCGCTCGTCGGGGCCGCCGAACAGTTGGTCGGCGCGGACGCGCCTCGCGCGGCCGAAGTGGCGCGCGAGGCACGGTCGGCCGCGCGAGGCGCGGTGTACCCGGCGGGAGAGGTGCGCGCCCTGCTCGTCCTGGGTGCCGCGCTGGCGGAACGCGGGATGCGCGATGAAGCCCGTGACGCGTTCGGGCGCGCCCGGAACGTCGCCAGGCGGGCAGGCGACCTGCCGGGCGTCATGGAGGCGCTGGGCGCGGACGGCAAGCTGATGCTGGATTATGGGGACATCGCCGCCGCCGAGGCGCAGTTTCTCGAAGCGCTCGGCCTCGCCCGCGCGCACGGGCACCTGGCCGTGCAGGCGCGGATGCTCAACCGGCTGTCGGGCGCGCGGCACACCCGCGGCGCGTATGCCGAGGCCCTCGCGGCCCTCGAGGAGGCGCTGGCCGCGCACCGCGCGCTGGGGGACCACGCCGGAGAGTCGAGCTGCCTGTGCAACATCGGGAACCTGTACGTCAGCCTGGGCCGCTACCCGGAGGCGCTGGGGGCCCTCACCGAGGCGCACGCCCTGCTGCGCGGCCGGGGGGACGACGCCCGGACCCTCAACCGCACGGTCCTCAACCTGGGCACGCTCTACCTCGACATGGGCGATGTGGACAGGGCGGTCGAGCACTTCGGGCAGGCCCTCGCCCTGGCGAGGAGCGGCGGCGACACGCTCGTCGAGGTCGTGGCCCTGCTCAACATCGGCGCGGCGCGGCAGGAGGCGGGCCAGGACGACGAGGCGCGCGCCCAGCTGCTGGGCGCGCGGGAACGCGCGCGCGCCATCGGGTACGCGCCCGGGGAGGTGTCCGCCCTCGACGGGCTGGGTCGCCTGCACGAGCGCGCGGGAGAGCTCGGGGAGGCCGTCGCGTCTCACGCGCGGGCCCTGGAGCTGGCCCGCCGGGGCGAGGACGTGGAGGGGCAACTCGACGCCCTGCACCACCTCGGCCGCCTCGCCGCGCGCCGGGACGAGCTGCCGCTGGCCCTCGCGCGCCTGGGCGAGGCGCTGAGGCTGGCCCGCGAGGTGAAGCGCAAGAAGAGCGAGTGCGAGGTGCTGCTCGCGCTCGCGGACGTCCTCGAACGTCAGGGCGACGCGGCGCAGGCCCTCGCCCTCTACCGGGAGCACCACCGCGTCGAGCGTGAACTCTTCACGGAGGAGGGCGACCGCAAGACGCGCGAGCTGACCGCCCGCTTCGACATCGAGCGCGCCCGCCAGGAGGCGGAGGCGCAGCGCGAGCGCACCGAGATCGAGCGGCGCGCCCGCGAGGGGGCCGAGCGCACCGTGCTCGAACGCACCGCCGCCCTCGAGCGCGCGCAGCTCGAGGTGGCCGCGCGGCTGGCGACCGCCGCCGAGTACCGCGACGACGCGACCGGCGAACACACTTGGCGCGTGGGGCACGGCACCGCGCGCCTGGCCGCGCACCTCGGGCTGCCCGCCGCGCAGGTGGAACTGGCGCGGGTCGCCGCGCGCCTGCACGACGTCGGCAAGATCGGGATCCCGGACGCGATCTTGCTCAAGGCGGGGCCGCTCACGCCGGGGGAGTACGACGAGATGCGCGCGCACGCCGCGCTGGGCGCGCGCCTGCTCGCGAGCGGCGAGTCGGCGCTGCTGCAGATGGCCGAGGACATCGCGTGGTCGCACCACGAGCGCTGGGACGGGCGCGGGTACCCGCGCGGCCTCGCGGGCGAGGCCATTCCGCTGATGGGGCGCATCGTGGCGGTCGCGGACGTGTTCGATGCCCTCACGCACGCGCGGCCCTACAAGGCGGCGTGGACCCGGGAGCAGGCGCTCGCGGAACTCCACCGCGGCCGCGACACACAGTTCGACCCCCGGGTGGTGGACGCCGCCCTGTGCGTGTTCGGGGCGGCGACGTACGAGGAGGACATGCGGCGTGAGCTGCGCGCGCAGCGGGAGGCGGGCGCACAGTTCCACCTCCCGGCGCTCCAAGGCCCGGGGCAGGACGTGGCGGCGCTGCGCGCGCACTACGAGCACCTGCTGGCGGAACAGACGCGCGACCTCGAGCGGGCGCGGCGGGAGGCCGAATCGACGGCGCGGCGCCTCGAACTCGCCGCCCGCACGGACGTGCTCACGAACCTTCCCAACCGCCGGGCCTTTGAGGAGGACCTGGAGCGCGCGCTCCGGGAGGCGGCCCACGGTGACAGTGTTCTGGTGCTGTCCATGGACCTCGACGGCCTCAAGGCCGTGAACGACCACCAGGGCCACGAGCGCGGCGACGACCTGCTGCGCGCCTTCGCGCGGACCCTGCAGGCGGCGCTTGGGGACCGCGGCGAGGTGTACCGCATCGGGGGCGACGAGTACGCGGCGATCCTGTCAGGCGCGGCGGACACGGGCGTGGCGATCCTGGAGGACATCGAAGCGGTGGCGGCCCGCGTGCGCGAGCAGGGTTTTCCAACGTCGGGTGTCAGCGCGGGCATCGCCGCTTTTCCGCGCGAAGCGGTGACGGCGGGCGAGCTGCTGCGCCTCAGCGACCAGCGCATGTACCGCGCCAAGGGAGGTCGCCGGGGGCAGCCCAACCTCCGGGCCCCGGCGTCGGCCCCTGAGCTGACATAG
- a CDS encoding alkaline phosphatase family protein: MVPLAGPVLRVARHLLWLSPVLLGTVVAQPRTLPPFSHVFVLVLENTSAGGVLGNPNLPTLNALAREYGLATNYTGVAHPSLPNYVALLFGSTFGSRSDDSGQRFPGDNLALQLERAGKTWKGYFQGLPGPGWDGPSTGVYAKKHNPLMLAADIARDPVRARKVVPLGELDADLRAGTVPTFALIVPDLCHDLHGALTCWRGSRLERAGDAFVREWAGKIMASGAWKDHAALVITFDEGGGGDRAGGGGTVATIVVTSDGPRGVRSNRPYNHSSLLRTLEDAWGLPPLREAARATPMTDLFTR, from the coding sequence GTGGTTCCGCTCGCCGGGCCGGTCCTGCGGGTGGCCCGCCACTTGCTGTGGCTCTCCCCGGTCCTGCTGGGGACCGTGGTGGCCCAGCCCAGAACCCTGCCGCCCTTCTCACACGTGTTCGTGCTGGTGCTGGAGAACACCAGTGCCGGTGGAGTGCTGGGCAACCCCAACCTGCCGACGCTGAACGCGCTCGCGCGGGAGTACGGTCTTGCCACGAACTACACCGGGGTCGCCCACCCCAGCCTGCCCAACTACGTGGCCCTGCTGTTCGGCAGCACCTTCGGCAGCCGCAGCGACGACTCCGGCCAGCGTTTCCCCGGAGACAACCTCGCCCTGCAACTGGAGCGCGCGGGGAAGACCTGGAAGGGTTACTTCCAGGGACTGCCCGGCCCTGGCTGGGACGGTCCCTCCACCGGCGTGTACGCCAAGAAACACAACCCCCTGATGCTCGCGGCGGACATCGCCCGCGACCCAGTCCGCGCCCGCAAGGTGGTCCCCCTGGGGGAGCTGGACGCCGACCTGCGCGCCGGGACCGTTCCCACCTTCGCGCTGATCGTGCCGGACCTGTGTCACGACCTGCACGGGGCGCTGACCTGCTGGCGTGGTTCGCGGCTGGAGCGGGCAGGGGACGCCTTCGTGCGCGAGTGGGCCGGGAAGATCATGGCCTCGGGTGCCTGGAAGGACCACGCCGCCCTGGTGATCACCTTCGACGAGGGTGGCGGCGGGGACCGGGCGGGGGGCGGGGGCACCGTGGCGACCATCGTGGTGACGAGCGACGGCCCGCGCGGGGTGCGGTCGAACCGGCCCTACAACCACTCCAGCCTGCTGCGGACCCTGGAGGACGCCTGGGGGCTGCCCCCGCTGCGCGAGGCCGCGCGGGCGACGCCCATGACGGACCTGTTCACGCGCTGA
- a CDS encoding ABC transporter ATP-binding protein gives MSILEAVDLYRFYHVADEEVRALRGVSLDVAPGELVVLLGASGSGKSTLLSCLAGLDDPDGGAVTVAGERLTRRPEAQRAGVRARHLGVMLQGGNLLAHLNVLDNVTLTGRLLGQPGGARALDLLGQLGLDHRRHAFPAQLSGGEIARASLAAALAHRPAALLADEPTAEVDARTEERVIGVIEAFVRGEGRGGRCAVIATHSSRLAARATRVLRLKDGRWQDA, from the coding sequence ATGTCCATCCTGGAGGCCGTGGACCTGTACCGCTTCTACCACGTGGCGGACGAGGAGGTGCGCGCCCTGCGCGGGGTCAGCCTGGACGTGGCGCCGGGAGAACTCGTCGTCCTGCTGGGCGCCTCCGGCAGCGGCAAGAGCACCCTGCTCTCTTGCCTGGCGGGCCTGGACGACCCGGACGGCGGCGCGGTGACGGTGGCGGGCGAGCGGCTGACCCGGCGGCCCGAGGCCCAGCGGGCGGGGGTGCGGGCCCGGCACCTGGGCGTGATGTTGCAGGGCGGGAACCTGCTCGCGCACCTGAACGTGCTCGACAACGTGACCCTGACCGGGCGGCTGCTCGGTCAGCCGGGCGGGGCCCGCGCGCTGGACCTGCTGGGGCAGCTCGGGTTGGACCACCGGCGGCACGCCTTCCCGGCGCAGCTCTCCGGAGGGGAAATCGCGCGCGCCTCGCTCGCGGCGGCGCTGGCCCACCGCCCCGCCGCGCTGCTGGCCGACGAGCCGACCGCCGAGGTGGACGCGCGGACCGAGGAGCGGGTCATCGGGGTGATCGAGGCGTTCGTGCGGGGGGAGGGGCGCGGCGGACGTTGCGCCGTGATCGCCACCCACAGCTCCCGGCTGGCCGCCCGGGCGACGCGCGTGTTGCGGCTGAAAGACGGGAGGTGGCAGGATGCCTGA